A genome region from Nitrospira sp. includes the following:
- a CDS encoding DUF2914 domain-containing protein: MERFQSVLGKPYLPPLFFLSGVTYDTLVLTRIDRLRDNLLLLLYLTLLGFLIVLTGRLGTNEARVEDLPPDAPFFMKWVVQAKPYAPMAIQFLLGGLFSAYAIFYSKSATFAGTAVFFCVLVAFLVANEFLRSRLSNVQLLVSLYALVCFAFVTFFLPVMTGWMNQAIFLAGAALTVLVVLRVVHLIYWRNQARTNREALLAGAPALALIGLLVGFYFLNWIPPVPLSMKFGGMYHEVKRSGDHFELSYEKQWFEVWQRSSTTVAADEPIYCFTAVFAPVALNTTIYHHWYYRLDASHPFTHADRIALKISGGREGGYRAYTFKQGLDPGDWRVDVETEDGRVIGRVVVHAEKRDEAARSLTTIVY, encoded by the coding sequence ATGGAACGATTCCAGTCTGTCTTGGGGAAGCCGTACCTTCCACCGCTGTTTTTCCTTAGCGGCGTGACCTATGACACGCTGGTGTTGACGCGGATCGACCGCCTGCGGGACAACCTGCTCCTGCTCTTGTACCTCACCCTATTGGGCTTCCTGATCGTGCTGACCGGTCGGTTGGGCACGAACGAGGCTCGGGTCGAGGATCTTCCGCCGGATGCGCCGTTCTTCATGAAATGGGTGGTGCAGGCCAAGCCGTACGCGCCGATGGCCATTCAGTTTTTGCTGGGCGGCCTGTTCAGCGCCTATGCGATCTTTTATTCCAAGAGCGCGACCTTCGCCGGGACGGCCGTCTTCTTCTGTGTTCTTGTGGCCTTCCTGGTGGCGAACGAATTCCTCCGTAGCCGCTTGTCGAATGTGCAGCTATTGGTGAGTCTTTACGCGCTCGTGTGCTTCGCGTTCGTCACGTTTTTTCTGCCGGTCATGACCGGGTGGATGAACCAGGCCATTTTCCTCGCCGGGGCCGCGCTTACGGTGCTGGTCGTCCTCCGCGTCGTGCACCTGATCTATTGGCGGAACCAGGCTCGCACCAATCGCGAGGCCTTGCTGGCTGGCGCGCCCGCGCTGGCGCTGATCGGCCTGTTGGTCGGGTTCTACTTTCTGAACTGGATTCCGCCCGTGCCGCTCTCGATGAAATTCGGGGGGATGTATCACGAGGTCAAGCGTTCCGGCGACCATTTCGAACTGTCATACGAAAAGCAGTGGTTTGAGGTGTGGCAGCGATCGAGTACGACCGTGGCCGCCGATGAACCGATCTATTGCTTCACGGCGGTCTTTGCTCCAGTCGCGCTCAATACCACGATCTATCACCATTGGTACTACCGCCTGGACGCCAGCCACCCCTTTACCCATGCCGACCGGATTGCCCTCAAAATTTCCGGAGGGCGTGAGGGCGGGTATCGTGCCTACACGTTTAAGCAAGGACTCGATCCCGGCGACTGGCGGGTTGATGTGGAGACCGAGGACGGGCGTGTGATCGGCCGGGTGGTGGTGCATGCGGAGAAGCGGGACGAAGCCGCGCGGTCGCTGACGACGATCGTGTACTGA
- a CDS encoding FKBP-type peptidyl-prolyl cis-trans isomerase encodes MALGRRQVIVDIEQALIGMKAGGYRKVRISPHLAYREEGVPGLIPPGAVLAVEVWVRGIA; translated from the coding sequence GTGGCGCTGGGAAGGCGTCAGGTCATCGTCGATATTGAGCAGGCGTTGATTGGGATGAAAGCCGGCGGTTATCGGAAGGTCCGCATCAGCCCCCACCTGGCCTATCGGGAGGAAGGAGTTCCCGGCCTTATTCCGCCAGGTGCCGTGTTGGCGGTGGAGGTTTGGGTGAGAGGTATAGCGTAG
- a CDS encoding DUF2167 domain-containing protein, whose protein sequence is MAWHQVRLMMVMVLALCAWTLPVLADEPKPAALPWQVGPGEAKLGDQALLKLPKGYRFLGAQETQRLLKQMGNFPSGSELGLITATEEGEQWFMVVRYIDAGYVKDDEAANWDADALMASIKEGTDEDNKTREAQGFSPLVIRGWEEKPHYDKTANKVVWAISAQERESAVGVNYNTLALGRQGYLSMNMVGSLEQLPLLKPHVSLLLANVEFVEGKRYADFDSTTDKVAAVGLSALIAGAAIKSGLLAKLWGFIIPLVIAGKKVLMLLVIAIAGLAAKYFKKKPHVDQPGGGGGVSS, encoded by the coding sequence ATGGCATGGCATCAGGTGAGGCTCATGATGGTGATGGTTCTGGCGTTATGCGCATGGACGCTGCCGGTTTTAGCCGATGAGCCGAAACCTGCGGCGCTGCCTTGGCAAGTTGGGCCTGGTGAGGCCAAGCTGGGCGATCAGGCGCTGTTGAAATTACCGAAGGGGTATCGGTTTCTCGGGGCGCAGGAGACCCAGCGGCTGCTCAAACAAATGGGGAATTTCCCTTCCGGTTCAGAACTCGGCCTGATTACCGCGACAGAAGAAGGTGAGCAGTGGTTCATGGTGGTCCGGTATATCGACGCCGGCTACGTCAAGGACGATGAGGCGGCCAATTGGGACGCCGATGCGCTGATGGCCTCCATCAAGGAGGGAACGGACGAAGACAACAAAACCCGGGAGGCCCAGGGCTTTTCCCCGCTGGTGATTCGCGGGTGGGAGGAAAAGCCGCATTACGATAAGACTGCCAACAAAGTGGTCTGGGCTATCTCGGCGCAGGAGCGGGAATCAGCGGTTGGAGTCAATTACAACACGCTGGCGTTGGGGCGGCAGGGGTATCTCAGTATGAACATGGTGGGATCGTTGGAGCAGTTGCCGCTGTTGAAGCCACACGTGAGCCTTCTGCTCGCCAATGTGGAGTTTGTCGAGGGGAAACGATATGCCGATTTCGATAGCACCACCGACAAGGTGGCGGCGGTCGGCTTGTCGGCGCTTATTGCCGGCGCGGCGATCAAGTCCGGCCTGTTGGCGAAGCTCTGGGGATTCATCATTCCCCTGGTGATCGCGGGGAAGAAAGTGTTGATGTTACTGGTGATTGCGATCGCTGGACTCGCCGCCAAGTATTTCAAGAAAAAGCCCCACGTGGACCAGCCTGGCGGGGGTGGAGGGGTGTCGTCGTGA
- a CDS encoding site-2 protease family protein, whose translation MKILLLLLGGLKLGKIALTGGTMLLSMVVYSFVFGWWYAVGFVLLILFHELGHYAAAKQRNLNVGAPTFIPFVGAWIQLKEQPMDVETEAYVGIAGPVAGTFAAMACYYAAEYTHSQLMLALAYAGFMINLFNLIPLSPLDGGRITAIISPKVWWLGVPILIGLFIVNQSPMLLLIAIMALPHLMSTFRGGPHGLPERYYDVPLATRVSYGLYYLGLAAFLGIMSYETHLLLPSRN comes from the coding sequence GTGAAAATCCTCCTCCTGCTCCTCGGCGGTCTCAAGCTAGGCAAGATTGCGCTCACCGGCGGGACTATGCTGCTCTCGATGGTGGTGTATAGTTTCGTCTTTGGCTGGTGGTATGCGGTGGGGTTCGTGCTGTTGATCCTATTCCACGAGCTGGGGCACTACGCCGCCGCCAAGCAGCGCAACTTGAACGTCGGAGCTCCTACCTTTATCCCCTTCGTCGGCGCCTGGATTCAGCTCAAGGAACAGCCGATGGATGTCGAAACCGAGGCCTATGTCGGCATTGCCGGTCCGGTGGCGGGGACCTTTGCGGCCATGGCCTGCTACTACGCGGCGGAGTATACCCACAGCCAGTTGATGCTGGCCCTGGCCTATGCCGGGTTCATGATCAATCTCTTCAACCTCATTCCGCTCTCCCCGCTGGATGGGGGGCGCATCACGGCGATCATTTCGCCGAAGGTCTGGTGGCTGGGTGTGCCGATCCTGATTGGCCTGTTCATCGTGAACCAAAGCCCCATGCTGCTGTTGATCGCGATCATGGCCCTTCCCCATCTGATGTCTACCTTTCGGGGTGGTCCCCACGGTCTACCGGAGCGCTACTATGACGTACCGCTAGCCACCAGGGTCAGCTACGGTCTGTACTATCTTGGGCTGGCGGCGTTTCTTGGTATCATGAGTTATGAAACGCATCTCTTGCTCCCTTCCCGCAACTGA
- a CDS encoding FAD-binding oxidoreductase, with translation MDTFTAEVSRIQDLTYDVRAIELRLLEPDSMTFKAGQFVSFEVPKEGQPRPVTRPYSIASPPSQRDRILLVLNLVQGGPGSSYLFGLKDGSRTSLKGPAGAFYLRDAGARDLLFVATGTGIAPLRSMILAQLEDGQSRSVTLFWGLRSQRDLYWQEELAALAAAHPSFSFVTTLSRPEPGWQGASGRVTALVDARVSSVGNLAVYLCGGNGMIKDVTARVNAKGLCPIYREKYYDE, from the coding sequence GTGGACACATTCACGGCTGAAGTCAGTCGGATTCAAGATCTCACGTACGACGTGCGCGCGATCGAGTTGCGCCTTCTGGAGCCAGACAGCATGACGTTCAAGGCCGGGCAGTTTGTGTCGTTCGAGGTGCCGAAGGAAGGTCAGCCCAGGCCGGTGACCAGGCCCTATTCCATCGCTTCGCCGCCGAGTCAGCGAGACCGGATTCTGCTCGTGCTGAATCTTGTTCAGGGCGGGCCTGGGTCGAGTTATTTATTCGGGTTGAAAGATGGATCGCGCACTTCATTGAAGGGGCCGGCAGGGGCGTTTTATCTGCGGGACGCCGGAGCCAGAGATCTGCTCTTTGTGGCAACCGGAACCGGGATCGCCCCTCTTCGCAGCATGATTCTGGCTCAATTGGAGGATGGACAGTCGCGGTCCGTGACCCTGTTCTGGGGGCTTCGCAGCCAACGGGATCTCTACTGGCAGGAGGAACTGGCGGCGCTGGCTGCGGCCCATCCAAGCTTTTCCTTTGTCACGACCCTCTCCAGGCCGGAACCAGGCTGGCAGGGGGCAAGCGGGCGCGTGACGGCGCTGGTCGATGCACGGGTCTCATCGGTCGGGAATCTTGCAGTCTATCTGTGCGGCGGCAATGGGATGATCAAGGACGTGACGGCAAGGGTCAACGCCAAGGGGCTGTGTCCGATCTATCGAGAAAAGTACTACGACGAGTGA
- a CDS encoding S-adenosylmethionine decarboxylase yields MHKTEGATSDDISSSSARVADSAVHPDSVGPGKAWGICTSVDLHDCIPERIRDAKQIEAYVVQLCELIEMKRYGACQIVNFGEGRVAGYSMVQLIETSLISGHFANDTNSAYLDIFSCKGYEPAVVEEFSKAFFGARRSSHRAMLRY; encoded by the coding sequence ATGCACAAGACAGAAGGTGCCACTTCAGACGACATCTCATCATCTTCAGCCAGGGTTGCTGACTCCGCGGTCCATCCGGACTCTGTCGGACCCGGCAAAGCCTGGGGCATTTGCACCTCCGTCGACCTCCACGATTGCATCCCCGAACGCATTCGAGACGCCAAACAAATCGAAGCTTACGTTGTCCAGCTCTGCGAACTGATCGAAATGAAGCGGTATGGCGCCTGCCAGATCGTCAATTTCGGAGAAGGTCGCGTGGCGGGGTACAGCATGGTGCAGTTGATCGAGACCTCCCTGATCAGCGGCCACTTTGCGAACGACACCAATAGCGCCTATCTCGACATCTTCAGTTGCAAAGGATATGAGCCGGCCGTCGTCGAAGAATTTTCCAAAGCCTTCTTCGGCGCCCGTCGTTCCAGTCACCGAGCGATGTTGCGGTACTAG
- a CDS encoding SCP2 sterol-binding domain-containing protein — MTQTPPNTVRAFFATLAGKLDPDAADGLDVVYQFNLNGADGGQYQLQIRDGACQVSEGVHPDPQVTLAMSGEDCLKVLNGQISGTMVAMTGRLRISGDMGLALQLASLFPSLRP, encoded by the coding sequence ATGACGCAGACACCACCGAACACTGTACGAGCCTTTTTCGCTACACTCGCCGGCAAGCTCGATCCTGACGCGGCCGACGGACTGGATGTGGTGTATCAGTTCAATCTGAACGGCGCCGATGGGGGGCAATACCAACTACAGATCCGGGACGGGGCCTGCCAGGTATCCGAGGGCGTGCACCCGGATCCACAGGTGACGTTGGCCATGTCCGGAGAGGATTGCCTGAAGGTCTTGAATGGTCAGATCAGCGGGACCATGGTGGCCATGACCGGGCGGCTTCGTATCAGCGGTGATATGGGCTTGGCCCTGCAACTGGCGTCACTCTTTCCCAGTCTCCGCCCCTAA
- a CDS encoding efflux RND transporter permease subunit has protein sequence MWLTLLALRNRIGILMLSLAMVILGATSLERLPVDLFPNIQVPVAFVGVIYKGAPPLDIEQSVVYPIEKAVSSASNVEHVESFAKQGIGAVQVWFNWGADINVGQMEVMQRITQILNSLPPGILQPFIVKFDVSNIPVAFVTASGGDLDERALYDLAYNTIAPQIEQIANVAAATVEGGKIRQININLDPALLQARGLSILDVVKAVKASNLILPSGDLKAGNLDYNVFTNTQFKTVEPINDVVVKIDPRGNPVRVRDVGVLSDSSDIQTNVVRTDGKRSVYLRVNKQPIANTVDVVDALRKAIPKMIGIPPGVQLGISFDQSIYIRQSIKNLIEQALHGSLLAAAVILLFLRNLTSTLIISVAIPLSILVTFIVLYFTNQTLNVFTMGGLALGIGRLVDDSIVELENIQRHLNVDRNRWDAIVNAAREVAMPIFASTVTTVVVFLPMFFIVGIARLLLIPLTLTIAIALFTSFFVSRTVTPALCYRFLKSEQEAHRNLPRWFVRVMQWSQRRYDALDEGYERSLRWVLAHRRTLLVAVVTIFVGSLALLPFIGTEFLPVSDESQFRIVLRAPVGQRVEKTVDQVAEVERVLREKIPPDELEAIASSTGVLAQGRSSLFNPNTGPHTSVISVYLASPDKRRRNQVEIMNAVRPAVIKLFPGVAMFFDPGGLVKRVTSFGSQKSIDVEIYGYDFEKARTVIRQVQDLMHKTPGMADIEVSREENYPEVNVVVDREKAALLGISETDVANAVLFSLNGNGQTDPIIFTDPQNGNEYYISAWLAEEHRKDLSAIENVLLTTKNGEPVLLKNLATLKLNAGPVKIERKYFQRVVHITANPVGRDLGSIAQDLESAFAQMQLPPGFSIRLAGQIQQQRETFEGLTYASALALILVYMVMAAQFKSLIDPFIIMFSVPMGIPGVIVILYLTNTTISTSSLMGIIMMLGIVVSNGVLLVDYTNVLRRRGLDLAVAVVTASRTRLRPILMTSLATVVGLMPMALGLGTGSETNAPLARAVVGGLTVSTILTLFLVPTVYTMLEERFPRRPDQLGEERVQGELVSQQA, from the coding sequence ATGTGGCTGACACTTCTCGCACTGCGCAATCGAATCGGCATCCTGATGCTGTCCCTGGCCATGGTGATCCTGGGGGCCACGTCGCTCGAGCGGCTCCCGGTGGATCTCTTCCCCAACATTCAAGTTCCGGTCGCGTTTGTCGGCGTCATTTATAAAGGCGCGCCTCCTCTGGATATCGAACAGAGCGTGGTCTACCCCATCGAGAAGGCCGTCAGTTCAGCCTCGAACGTCGAGCACGTCGAATCCTTCGCTAAACAAGGCATCGGCGCGGTCCAGGTCTGGTTTAACTGGGGCGCGGACATCAACGTGGGTCAGATGGAGGTGATGCAGCGCATCACTCAGATTCTGAACAGCCTGCCGCCAGGCATTTTGCAGCCGTTCATCGTCAAGTTCGATGTCTCAAACATCCCCGTCGCCTTTGTGACGGCCTCCGGCGGCGATTTGGATGAGCGGGCACTGTATGACCTGGCCTACAACACCATCGCCCCCCAGATTGAACAGATCGCCAACGTCGCCGCGGCCACCGTCGAGGGCGGTAAGATCCGGCAGATCAATATCAATCTGGACCCCGCCCTCCTCCAGGCGCGCGGCCTCTCGATTCTCGACGTCGTGAAGGCTGTGAAGGCCTCCAACCTGATTCTCCCGTCCGGCGATCTCAAAGCCGGCAACCTCGACTACAACGTGTTCACCAATACACAGTTCAAGACGGTGGAGCCCATTAACGACGTGGTCGTGAAGATCGACCCGCGGGGTAACCCGGTGCGCGTGCGCGATGTCGGCGTGCTCAGCGATTCGTCGGACATTCAGACCAACGTGGTCCGTACCGACGGCAAACGCTCCGTCTACCTGCGGGTGAACAAGCAGCCGATTGCGAATACAGTGGACGTCGTCGATGCATTGCGGAAGGCCATCCCGAAAATGATCGGCATCCCGCCGGGCGTGCAACTGGGCATCTCCTTCGACCAATCCATCTATATCCGGCAATCAATCAAGAACCTGATCGAGCAGGCCCTCCATGGCTCGTTGCTGGCGGCGGCGGTCATTCTGCTCTTTCTGAGAAATCTCACCAGCACGTTGATCATTTCCGTCGCCATCCCGCTGTCGATTCTCGTGACCTTTATCGTGCTCTATTTCACCAACCAAACGCTGAACGTCTTCACCATGGGCGGCCTGGCTCTGGGCATCGGCCGGCTGGTGGACGATTCCATCGTTGAATTGGAAAATATTCAGCGCCATTTGAACGTCGACCGGAATCGGTGGGACGCCATCGTGAACGCCGCCCGCGAGGTCGCCATGCCGATCTTTGCCTCCACGGTCACCACCGTCGTCGTGTTCCTACCCATGTTTTTCATCGTCGGAATCGCGCGACTCCTGCTCATTCCATTGACCCTGACCATCGCCATCGCCCTGTTCACCTCGTTCTTCGTGTCCCGCACCGTCACGCCTGCGCTCTGCTATCGCTTTCTCAAGTCGGAGCAGGAAGCCCATCGCAACCTGCCCCGCTGGTTCGTACGGGTCATGCAGTGGAGTCAGCGACGGTACGACGCGCTCGACGAAGGATACGAGCGCAGCCTGCGATGGGTCCTGGCCCACCGGCGCACATTGCTGGTTGCTGTAGTGACAATCTTCGTCGGATCGCTCGCGCTACTGCCCTTTATCGGAACCGAGTTTTTGCCGGTTTCCGACGAAAGTCAGTTCCGGATCGTCCTGCGAGCCCCGGTCGGGCAGCGGGTGGAGAAAACCGTCGATCAGGTCGCCGAGGTCGAACGGGTGTTGCGGGAGAAGATTCCGCCGGACGAACTGGAAGCCATCGCCTCCAGCACCGGCGTGCTGGCACAAGGTCGTTCATCCCTCTTTAATCCCAACACCGGGCCACACACCTCGGTCATCTCGGTTTATTTGGCTTCCCCCGACAAGCGCCGACGAAACCAGGTGGAGATCATGAATGCCGTCAGGCCGGCGGTCATCAAATTGTTTCCCGGCGTCGCGATGTTCTTCGATCCGGGGGGCCTGGTGAAACGCGTCACCAGCTTCGGCTCGCAGAAGTCCATCGATGTCGAGATTTACGGATACGACTTCGAGAAGGCCCGTACCGTCATCCGCCAGGTGCAGGACCTCATGCACAAGACTCCAGGGATGGCCGACATTGAAGTCAGCCGGGAGGAAAATTATCCCGAGGTCAACGTGGTCGTCGACCGGGAAAAAGCGGCCCTGCTCGGCATCAGCGAAACCGACGTCGCCAACGCCGTGCTGTTTTCACTGAACGGGAACGGCCAGACCGATCCGATCATCTTCACCGACCCTCAGAACGGCAACGAATACTACATCAGCGCCTGGCTTGCGGAAGAACATCGTAAGGACCTGTCGGCCATCGAAAATGTGCTGCTGACGACAAAAAACGGAGAGCCGGTCCTGCTCAAGAACCTGGCCACACTGAAGCTGAATGCCGGTCCCGTGAAGATCGAGCGCAAATACTTCCAGCGCGTTGTGCACATCACCGCCAACCCCGTCGGCCGCGACCTCGGCTCGATTGCCCAGGACCTGGAGTCGGCGTTCGCCCAGATGCAGCTCCCGCCGGGATTCAGCATCCGGCTCGCCGGACAGATCCAACAACAACGCGAGACGTTCGAAGGCCTCACCTATGCCAGCGCCCTGGCATTGATCCTGGTCTACATGGTCATGGCCGCACAGTTTAAATCGCTGATCGATCCCTTCATCATCATGTTTTCCGTGCCGATGGGAATCCCCGGCGTGATCGTGATCCTCTATTTGACCAACACCACCATCTCCACCTCCTCCCTCATGGGCATCATCATGATGCTGGGAATCGTGGTCTCCAACGGTGTCCTGCTGGTGGACTACACGAATGTGCTGCGACGCCGCGGCCTGGACCTCGCCGTCGCCGTCGTCACAGCCTCGCGCACCAGGCTGCGTCCTATTCTGATGACTTCACTCGCCACCGTGGTCGGGCTGATGCCCATGGCCCTCGGCCTCGGCACCGGCAGCGAGACCAATGCTCCGCTCGCGCGGGCCGTCGTGGGAGGGCTCACCGTCTCGACGATCCTGACGTTGTTTCTGGTCCCGACCGTGTATACGATGCTGGAAGAACGCTTTCCGCGGCGTCCAGATCAGCTGGGAGAAGAGCGGGTTCAGGGTGAGTTAGTGAGTCAACAGGCTTAG
- a CDS encoding efflux RND transporter periplasmic adaptor subunit yields the protein MSANLIRRHPIVTLGIMLFVAVVALVALRLSSGAKSDPRKNRILTVGTMSPIKQDLDVRLTYTADLIPNQLVNIFSRVDGYIAKIYVDKGDLVKANQLLVEIDHTDYVHAVNQAKANLLSAKAKVVQQEAAVRNAALTLDRMQALIKDQFVSQQDLDTALVNRDAALALQDSLRAQVQQMDVALAQAVTNLAYASIRAPFAGYIAERNLDPGSYVSGTTASTSTMSRGILSVHDVETVRTLIEVVEKDVPLVKVGQRADVRAEAYPNEIFEGRVTRIVQALNRATRTMTVEVDLPNKDHRLKGGMFARVEVLVGKHPQAIQIPLDAVSRLEESQYVYVVKDGKAHQIPVELGARSENRVEVVKGLTGDEQVIVSGKDLVSEGAPVQTQPMDAVKRET from the coding sequence GTGTCCGCTAATCTCATCAGACGGCATCCGATCGTGACCCTCGGCATCATGCTTTTCGTGGCCGTCGTGGCATTGGTGGCCCTCCGCCTCAGCAGTGGGGCCAAGAGCGATCCCCGGAAAAACCGCATCCTTACCGTCGGCACAATGAGCCCCATCAAGCAGGACCTCGATGTCCGGTTGACCTACACTGCCGACCTCATCCCCAACCAGCTCGTGAATATCTTCTCGCGCGTGGACGGCTACATCGCCAAGATCTATGTGGACAAGGGTGACTTGGTGAAGGCCAATCAACTGCTGGTCGAAATCGATCACACCGACTATGTCCACGCGGTGAATCAGGCCAAGGCCAATCTGCTGTCCGCCAAGGCCAAGGTCGTGCAGCAGGAGGCGGCGGTACGTAATGCCGCCCTGACGCTCGACCGCATGCAAGCCTTGATCAAGGACCAGTTCGTCTCGCAGCAAGACCTGGATACCGCGCTGGTGAACCGCGACGCAGCCCTGGCCCTGCAAGACTCCTTACGCGCACAAGTGCAACAAATGGACGTCGCCCTGGCCCAGGCCGTGACCAATCTGGCCTATGCGTCCATCCGCGCCCCGTTTGCCGGGTATATCGCAGAACGTAACCTGGACCCCGGCTCCTATGTGAGCGGCACCACCGCCAGCACATCCACGATGTCGCGCGGCATTTTGAGCGTACATGACGTCGAAACCGTCCGCACCTTGATCGAAGTGGTAGAAAAGGATGTGCCGCTGGTGAAGGTCGGGCAACGCGCGGATGTGCGCGCCGAAGCCTACCCGAACGAAATCTTCGAAGGCAGGGTCACCCGCATCGTGCAAGCCCTCAACCGCGCCACCCGCACCATGACCGTCGAGGTCGACCTGCCCAATAAGGATCACCGCCTGAAGGGCGGCATGTTTGCCCGCGTCGAGGTCCTGGTCGGGAAACACCCCCAGGCGATTCAGATTCCCCTGGACGCGGTGAGTCGGCTCGAAGAGTCTCAGTATGTGTATGTCGTCAAGGACGGGAAGGCCCATCAGATCCCGGTCGAACTGGGGGCACGCTCGGAGAATCGCGTCGAAGTGGTGAAGGGCCTCACGGGAGACGAACAGGTCATTGTCTCCGGCAAGGATCTGGTGAGCGAAGGTGCACCGGTACAGACGCAGCCGATGGATGCCGTGAAACGTGAGACGTAA
- a CDS encoding TetR/AcrR family transcriptional regulator, giving the protein MKPTTAMSRNLRRDRQASLISSAASLFAAKGFQGTTTKSIARAAGISEALVFKYFPTKRALYTAILAEKAPLSELLSAVEKVARRRDDQQVFTLIAGYRIRPGADPTMLRLLLFSALEGHELADMFFGKQHRVFYDYLAGYIRTRIEEGAFRPIDPLLAARAFIGMVVYHRLLHEIFDVPLHCPHKEIVATYVELFLGGLRFSSTPSKRRLSRVR; this is encoded by the coding sequence ATGAAGCCGACGACCGCCATGTCCCGCAATCTCAGGCGAGACCGCCAGGCCAGCCTGATCTCCTCCGCCGCCAGCCTGTTCGCAGCCAAGGGCTTCCAGGGCACGACCACCAAATCCATTGCGCGCGCGGCCGGCATCAGCGAAGCCCTCGTGTTCAAATACTTCCCGACCAAGCGGGCACTGTACACCGCGATCCTCGCCGAAAAGGCCCCGCTCAGCGAACTGCTGAGCGCCGTCGAAAAAGTCGCCCGTCGGCGCGACGACCAGCAGGTCTTCACACTCATCGCCGGATACCGCATCCGTCCCGGCGCCGACCCCACGATGCTGCGACTGTTGCTCTTCAGCGCGCTGGAGGGCCACGAACTGGCCGACATGTTCTTCGGCAAGCAACACCGCGTCTTTTACGACTACCTGGCGGGATACATTCGCACCAGGATCGAAGAAGGCGCGTTCCGCCCAATTGATCCGCTGCTGGCCGCGCGCGCCTTCATCGGGATGGTCGTCTACCACCGTTTGTTGCATGAGATTTTCGATGTGCCGCTGCATTGCCCGCACAAGGAGATTGTCGCCACCTACGTGGAACTGTTCCTGGGCGGATTGCGGTTTTCGTCCACACCCAGCAAGCGGAGGCTGTCGCGTGTCCGCTAA
- a CDS encoding thiamine pyrophosphate-binding protein yields MIESDVFVQALENLGVNFFTGVPDSLLGGIIEELLTRKLYTPAVREDEAVAMAAGAYMAGKVPAVLMQNSGLGTSLNTLVSLNMMYRQPCILLVSWRGFEGKDAPEHLVMGETMPQLLDTVRIPHRTLSEPTMMDDLRWVGQTVMKQRIPVALLIKKGIIKGLHP; encoded by the coding sequence ATGATCGAGAGCGATGTGTTTGTGCAAGCGCTCGAAAATCTGGGCGTGAATTTTTTCACGGGTGTCCCGGATTCGCTGCTGGGCGGGATCATCGAAGAGTTGTTGACGCGCAAACTCTACACCCCTGCCGTGCGGGAGGATGAAGCGGTCGCTATGGCGGCGGGCGCCTATATGGCGGGGAAAGTTCCCGCCGTGCTCATGCAGAATTCCGGGCTTGGAACGTCGCTGAATACGCTCGTGTCGCTGAATATGATGTATCGCCAGCCCTGCATTCTCCTGGTGTCTTGGCGGGGCTTTGAGGGCAAAGACGCCCCGGAACATCTGGTAATGGGCGAGACGATGCCGCAACTACTCGATACGGTGCGAATTCCACACCGGACCTTGTCGGAACCGACAATGATGGACGACCTCCGGTGGGTGGGGCAAACCGTGATGAAGCAGCGAATTCCGGTCGCGCTTCTGATCAAGAAGGGCATTATCAAGGGATTGCATCCATGA
- a CDS encoding thiamine pyrophosphate-dependent enzyme, translating to MRPEQGTMQSRAQAMAALLELLTDQPVIICNGFPSREAQKIADRPTHFYMIGSMGNAPAIALGVALSKPSKHVVVFDGDGNVLMGMGTLATVGALKPKNFIHVVFDNEVYGSTGNQPTISNVVQLEKVARAAGYVNVERVLDRDDLVYEFKDMLKKSGPSMLLVKVNEFVEDAGRVALEPPAITARFMSAIE from the coding sequence ATGAGGCCCGAACAAGGCACCATGCAGAGCCGGGCGCAGGCCATGGCAGCGTTGCTCGAATTGCTGACCGATCAGCCGGTCATCATCTGTAACGGATTCCCCTCGCGGGAGGCCCAGAAGATCGCGGATCGCCCGACCCATTTTTACATGATCGGGTCGATGGGGAATGCGCCGGCCATTGCGCTCGGCGTGGCGCTGTCCAAACCGAGCAAGCACGTCGTCGTGTTCGACGGCGACGGCAACGTCCTCATGGGGATGGGCACGCTGGCCACGGTAGGTGCCTTGAAGCCAAAGAATTTCATCCATGTGGTGTTCGACAACGAAGTCTATGGCTCGACGGGGAATCAGCCAACGATCTCGAATGTCGTGCAGTTGGAAAAGGTGGCCAGGGCCGCCGGGTATGTCAATGTCGAGCGAGTGTTGGACCGGGATGACCTTGTGTACGAGTTCAAAGACATGTTGAAGAAGTCCGGTCCCAGTATGTTGCTGGTCAAGGTCAATGAGTTTGTGGAGGATGCCGGGCGAGTCGCGCTTGAACCGCCCGCCATCACGGCTCGATTTATGAGCGCGATTGAATAG